From a single Aspergillus puulaauensis MK2 DNA, chromosome 2, nearly complete sequence genomic region:
- a CDS encoding uncharacterized protein (COG:S;~EggNog:ENOG410PXDK;~TransMembrane:3 (i191-208o214-232i244-260o)): protein MVRRFDKLGVRAILRLQDEIRTIEQAIDHIDDEMMKPNGQANNNGTFRHDRSAERQRLIWRASAKLDRYYRFVHLYAQLRDWPSPTDRDLKSVRGWVDTRTHWEWQSGPLRTVKPQIRPIEEEEIEFLEAPDLLAIVPEKRSALRRLLERNDRSWLARLFRKEIPRSLKSNTKNNPLVVTDDKALERFDRLVTGFIGLAMLIAPLWIIGSVRPYYPKVGVITCFIFVCLVLVRTGTNAKPSEALGVTAGYAAVLMVLLQVKKGDY from the exons ATGGTTCGTCGATTCGACAAGCTGGGTGTTCGGGCCATTCTACGTCTACAGGACGAAATACGAACTATCGAGCAGGCTATTGACCATATTGACGACGAGATGATGAAGCCAAACGGTCAGGCTAACAACAACGGCACTTTCCGGCACGATCGCTCAGCAGAGCGCCAACGTCTGATCTGGAGGGCGTCTGCGAAGCTCGACAGATACT ACCGCTTTGTTCATCTATACGCACAACTGCGAGACTGGCCGTCGCCTACTGATAGGGATCTGAAAAGCGTCCGGGGCTGGGTTGACACAAGAACGCACTGGGAATGGCAGAGCGGCCCTCTGCGTACGGTGAAGCCCCAGATACGGCCaatagaagaggaagagattgaGTTCCTTGAGGCCCCCGACCTTCTTGCAATCGTTCCTGAGAAAAGGTCCGCCCTTCGCCGTCTGCTTGAGCGTAATGACCGATCGTGGCTGGCCCGCCTGTTCCGCAAAGAGATTCCACGCTCCCTGAAGTCCAACACTAAGAACAACCCGCTGGTCGTCACAGACGATAAGGCATTAGAGCGGTTCGATAGGCTCGTTACAGGTTTCATCGGCCTTGCGATGCTGATCGCCCCCTTGTGGATCATCGGGTCTGTCCGCCCATACTACCCCAAAGTCGGTGTCATTACATGCTTTATCTTCGTGTGTCTTGTCCTGGTAAGGACGGGCACAAACGCAAAGCCATCCGAGGCACTTGGCGTGACGGCAGG ATACGCTGCCGTGCTCATGGTCCTTCTtcaggtgaagaagggggatTATTGA
- a CDS encoding uncharacterized protein (COG:G;~EggNog:ENOG410PKEX;~InterPro:IPR020846,IPR036259,IPR010573;~PFAM:PF06609,PF07690;~TransMembrane:12 (i49-74o86-105i117-134o146-167i174-194o200-224i245-266o278-295i316-337o357-377i384-402o408-426i);~go_function: GO:0022857 - transmembrane transporter activity [Evidence IEA];~go_process: GO:0055085 - transmembrane transport [Evidence IEA]): protein MKPKTITTVLAMGDRGKTQVQCDNASVEGRATDSVVSESHRPKLTDIKFIMILVGFGMAFVGSQIQPLLFAAIIPRVSADFGASDLLVWFFCTQQIATGVIAPFAGSLADLFGRKTITIAGVLSSMVGMILAAATPNAAGYLAGQAFTGIGIAVQELMAIAAIVEIVPTMHRGYYIAIIVTSFFPFAPGSLYGALIAQSNWRYCACLIAVWNFITAVIIGVFYNPPPMALKNASGLTWKQKVKRIDFLGGLIMTCGLILLLMGINWGGQQYPWNSGRVISFLTLGIALLLAFLAYEKFFAPYPMFPGSLLQHPRTFTALMIVILLAGINYVSILIFWVLEAVSIYNSDQTELGIRTLPYGFCIAGGAIISAIMVSQFKGHLRTIMTSFCIIQVVGIGSMAALNPHAISTAWAPLIFSLLGIGGVLIPNQIIITVICPDSLIATATCLTACLRAVGQVIGTSIFYTQFTAALTANTYDTVVPVALRVGLYDFETLGSMMPALVATPWKEWIVSSGVGEMVSSPEGLGMLHDAVVEAFAGAFARVWYISIAFGVSAVVASCFIEDLTALMDGHVAVHYF from the exons ATGAAGCCCAAGACTATCACGACAGTCCTCGCCATGGGCGACAGGGGCAAAACCCAAGTCCAGTGCGACAATGCCAGCGTGGAGGGCAGAGCTACGGACTCTGTCGTCAGCGAGAGTCACAGACCCAAG CTCACGGACATCAAGTTCATCATGATCCTCGTCGGCTTCGGAATGGCCTTTGTCGGCTCGCAGATCCAACCGCTTCTCTTCGCCGCCATCATCCCCCGAGTGTCTGCAGACTTTGGTGCTTCTGACTTGCTGGTTTGGTTCTTCTGCACTCAGCAAATCGCCACCGGTGTCATTGCGCCCTTTGCAGGGTCGCTGGCAGACTTGTTCGGCCGGAAGACGATAACAATCGCCGGTGTTCTGTCCTCGATGGTCGGCATGAtcctggctgctgcgacCCCCAATGCAGCTGGATACCTCGCCGGACAGGCCTTTACAGGAATCGGCATCGCAGTGCAGGAACTCATGGCCATTGCAGCAATTGTGGAAATCGTCCCAACCATGCACAGGGGATActacatcgccatcatcgtgacgagcttcttccccttcgctCCAGGCTCACTCTATGGAGCCCTAATCGCCCAGTCCAACTGGCGATACTGCGCGTGTCTCATTGCAGTCTGGAACTTCATCACCGCAGTTATCATCGGCGTCTTCTACAACCCGCCCCCAATGGCATTAAAGAACGCCTCAGGCCTGACGTGGAAGCAAAAGGTCAAACGGAtcgacttcctcggcggGCTCATCATGACCTgcggcctcatcctcctcctcatggGCATCAACTGGGGCGGCCAGCAGTACCCCTGGAACTCCGGCCGGGTGATTTCATTCCTAACCCTTGGAATCGCCCTGCTCCTTGCCTTTCTGGCATATGAGAAATTCTTCGCTCCTTATCCAATGTTCCCTGGTTCGCTACTACAGCATCCGCGCACATTCACGGCGTTGATGatcgtcatcctccttgcGGGAATCAACTACGTGTCTATCCTGATCTTCTGGGTCCTGGAAGCTGTTAGCATCTACAACTCAGATCAAACAGAGCTCGGTATCAGAACCCTGCCCTACGGCTTCTGTATCGCCGGCGGCGCCATAATCTCAGCAATCATGGTCTCCCAGTTCAAAGGCCACCTCCGCACCATCATGACCTCCTTCTGCATCATCCAAGTCGTCG gAATCGGCAGCATGGCCGCCCTAAACCCGCACGCCATCTCAACAGCCTGGGCGCCCCTAATCTtcagcctcctcggcatcggcggcgtCCTAATCCCAAACCAAATCATCATCACAGTCATCTGCCCGGACTCGCTCATCGCAACGGCAACCTGTCTCACGGCCTGTCTCCGCGCCGTCGGCCAGGTCATCGGGACGAGTATCTTCTACACCCAGTTCACGGCCGCCCTGACGGCGAATACATACGACACTGTTGTCCCTGTCGCGTTGCGGGTTGGGCTGTACGATTTCGAGACGCTGGGGAGTATGATGCCTGCGCTTGTGGCGACGCCGTGGAAGGAGTGGATTGTGAGTTCTGGCgttggggagatggtgagTAGTCCGGAGGGATTGGGGATGCTGCAtgatgcggtggtggaggcgtTTGCGGGGGCGTTTGCGAGGGTCTGGTATATCTCGATTGCGTTTGGGGTTTCGGCTGTGGTGGCGAGTTGCTTTATTGAGGatttgacggcgttgatggatGGGCATGTTGCTGTGCATTATTTTTAG
- a CDS encoding uncharacterized protein (COG:S;~EggNog:ENOG410PXDK;~TransMembrane:3 (i248-266o272-291i298-317o)), with protein MMFPSNAIKKISAIFSTQRELYPSTMTVDEARKHPKKYSGYPELVKYLASGENLPIVRRFDRLTLRAILRLQDEITKIEEQIDAIDKSQMSIEVPEETNNGTFRADPVPERDRLLQDAHEKLERYHCFVHKYSKLRSCVESNVEPDDSAIRNFRGWIDNNSRWDMIEGEERLIDIPINNEEMQFLNSPDLFRIVPDQRSPLRKFLARWKAFRQSKVWHKEIPASLVPVPDDGTLLLTDDVKLLTFEKVLSGLIGIAMLVSPIWVLASVDGFYAEFGIVTAFLCAFTFIVWAGTTLRPFEALAVPAGYATFLVLILLVKKGSA; from the exons ATGATGTTCCCGTCCAATGCaattaaaaagatatctGCCATCTTCAGTACTCAGCGCGAGCTGTACCCGTCCACAATGACAGTGGACGAGGCGAGGAAACACCCGAAGAAGTACTCAG GGTATCCCGAGCTCGTAAAATATCTAGCCTCCGGCGAGAACCTGCCTATCGTGCGACGATTCGACAGGCTGACACTCCGTGCaattctccgtctccaggaCGAAATCACCAAGATCGAGGAGCAAATCGATGCCATCGACAAGAGTCAGATGTCAATAGAGGTCCCTGAGGAAACCAACAATGGGACCTTTCGTGCTGACCCAGTGCCAGAACGGGACCGTCTTCTGCAAGATGCACACGAAAAGCTTGAGCGTTACC ATTGCTTCGTTCACAAGTACAGCAAGTTGAGGTCTTGCGTTGAGTCTAATGTTGAGCCCGATGACAGCGCTATCAGAAACTTCCGTGGTTGGATTGACAACAACTCGCGGTGGGATATgattgaaggagaagaaaggcTTATAGATATACCAATTAACAACGAGGAGATGCAGTTTCTAAACAGCCCAGATCTCTTCCGTATCGTGCCCGACCAGCGCAGCCCCCTCCGCAAGTTCCTGGCTCGATGGAAAGCGTTTCGCCAGTCAAAAGTGTGGCACAAGGAGATTCCCGCCTCGCTGGTTCCAGTGCCTGATGATGGGACGTTGCTACTTACAGATGATGTGAAGCTATTGACATTCGAGAAGGTGCTGAGTGGCCTCATTGGGATTGCCATGCTGGTCTCGCCGATATGGGTGCTTGCATCTGTTGATGGCTTCTATGCTGAGTTTGGCATTGTTACTGCCTTTCTTTGCGCCTTTACCTTTATTGTCTGGGCTGGCACGACGCTTAGGCCATTTGAAGCTCTCGCAGTACCGGCTGG ATATGCTACTTTTCTAGTACTGATCCTGCTGGTAAAGAAGGGGAGTGCCTAA
- a CDS encoding uncharacterized protein (COG:S;~EggNog:ENOG410PNZM;~InterPro:IPR003616) → MPIAVPPTPTPTAAPASTASTPTHPGLIRVVRSPKAFASGAISEVSLPAGAVLAKITTATPGKKAYTSVQTGRDSHIELNSDLVFCNHSCEPSLNFDMARMEVRVVDDRPLNVGDALTFFYPSSEWEMDQPFECTCGAKGCKRVIEGAKGMGREGLQGYWLNAHIEELLREKDGN, encoded by the coding sequence ATGCCCATCGCAGTCCcacccactcccactcccaccgCGGCACCggcctcaacagcctcaacaccaacccaCCCCGGTCTGATCCGCGTCGTCCGCAGCCCCAAGGCCTTCGCCAGCGGGGCCATCTCCGAAGTCTCGCTCCCCGCCGGCGCCGTGCTCGCCAAaatcaccaccgccaccccCGGCAAAAAGGCCTACACCTCCGTACAGACCGGGCGCGACAGCCACATCGAGCTAAACTCGGACCTGGTCTTCTGCAACCACTCGTGCGAGCCGTCGCTGAACTTCGACATGGCGCGCATGGAGGTGCGTGTTGTTGATGACCGGCCGCTGAACGTTGGTGATGCCTTGACGTTCTTCTATCCGAGCTCCGAGTGGGAGATGGATCAGCCGTTTGAGTGTACTTGTGGTGCGAAGGGGTGTAAGCGGGTTATTGAGGGGGCcaaggggatggggagggagggtttACAGGGGTATTGGCTGAATGCCCATATTGAGGAGTTGTTACGGGAGAAAGATGgaaattaa
- a CDS encoding NmrA/HSCARG family protein (COG:G,M;~EggNog:ENOG410PKEI;~InterPro:IPR036291,IPR008030;~PFAM:PF13460,PF05368): MSKLVVFGATGQQGHSILTTILSHPTLSKKYSLRGITRDASKPKPQALAAQGVEITEANLDDPSTLPAAVQDAHTVILITETQYVADLKERETRQGKAVADAAVAAGVQFFIFSTAVHCSNLWNGGPVDQFDVKAEIETYLRTLPFKLGTAYIAPGMFMQNLATVMAPRRQEDGSFAIAGINDPSTKIPMIDSAGDSGAYLVPFLEDPEGSNGKTIYASSSLYSFDEMAGIISKTSGEDVKYVQIPKSVYQGFMSEEQGGRMVAMMSFIDVPGYYGEDTAEKVAEAVELVNKSGGRLSSFEEFAKTFTTL, encoded by the coding sequence ATGTCCAagctcgtcgtcttcggtgCAACCGGCCAACAAGGCCACtccatcctcaccaccatcctctcccaccCAACCCTTTCCAAGAAATACTCTCTCCGAGGAATAACCCGCGACGCCAGCAAACCAAAGCCTCAGGCACTCGCAGCCCAGGGCGTTGAAATCACCGAAGCAAACCTCGACGACCCATCTACCCTCCCAGCCGCAGTGCAAGACGCACACAccgtcatcctcatcacggAAACGCAGTACGTGGCTGACCTAAAGGAACGCGAAACCCGACAGGGAAAGGCCGTCGCAGACGCTGCAGTGGCTGCAGGGGTTCAATTCTTCATTTTCAGTACAGCCGTGCACTGCAGCAATCTCTGGAATGGAGGTCCGGTTGACCAGTTCGACGTCAAAGCGGAGATTGAGACTTATCTCCGCACTCTGCCATTCAAGCTTGGCACTGCGTATATCGCCCCCGGGATGTTCATGCAGAATCTGGCGACTGTTATGGCGCCGAGAAGACAGGAGGATGGGTCTTTTGCTATTGCGGGGATTAATGATCCGAGCACGAAGATCCCGATGATTGATTCGGCGGGGGATTCGGGGGCGTATCTTGTTCCGTTTCTTGAGGATCCGGAGGGGAGTAATGGGAAGACTATCTATGCGTCGTCGTCTCTGTACTCgtttgatgagatggcggGGATTATTTCGAAGACGTCTGGCGAGGATGTGAAGTATGTGCAGATTCCGAAGAGTGTGTATCAGGGGTTCATGAGTGAAGAGCAGGGGGGACGGATGGTGGCAATGATGAGTTTCATTGATGTGCCGGGATATTATGGAGAGGACACCGCAGAGAAGGTTGCTGAAGCTGTGGAGCTGGTGAATAAGTCTGGTGGGAGATTATCGAGCTTTGAGGAGTTTGCGAAGACCTTTACGACTTTGTAA
- a CDS encoding D-2-hydroxyacid dehydrogenase family protein (COG:C;~EggNog:ENOG410PM3V;~InterPro:IPR006140,IPR036291,IPR006139,IPR029753;~PFAM:PF00389,PF02826;~go_function: GO:0016616 - oxidoreductase activity, acting on the CH-OH group of donors, NAD or NADP as acceptor [Evidence IEA];~go_function: GO:0051287 - NAD binding [Evidence IEA];~go_process: GO:0055114 - oxidation-reduction process [Evidence IEA]) — translation MKLAILDDYQGIAPAHFTHLSDRITITSFPSTLNPSIPSEQESLIKRLHPFDAILAMRERTPLSKETLSRLPNLKLLLTTGTRNRALDTAYCADRGIPVAGTETRSPGVNSTVQHTWALILGLARHVPRDDAAVKSGGWQGSLGMTLGGKTLGLVGLGKLGAAVGRIAIVAFGMEVIAWSANLTQDKADERAMALGLDKGSFTAVAGKREFFGRADVVSLHYVLSGRSRGVVGRDELSAMKQDSLLVNTSRGGLVDEEALLEVLSAGRIRGAALDVFEPEPLGVDSAWRTTQWGADGRSEVVLTPHMGYGDEQIHGWYDEVAANLERWLNGDDLRCLL, via the coding sequence ATGAAActcgccatcctcgacgACTACCAGGGCATCGCCCCCGCCCACTTCACCCACCTCAGCGACCgcatcaccatcacctccttcccctcaaccctcaacccctccatccCCTCCGAGCAAGAGTCTCTAATCAAGCGCCTCCACCCCTTCGACGCAATCCTCGCCATGCGCGAACGCACCCCCCTCTCCAAAGAAACCCTCTCCCGCCTCCCGAacctcaaactcctcctcACAACCGGCACCCGCAACCGCGCCCTCGACACAGCCTACTGCGCCGACCGCGGCATCCCGGTCGCAGGGACCGAGACCCGGTCGCCCGGGGTGAATTCCACCGTCCAGCACACCTGGGCGCTGATTCTGGGCCTCGCGCGCCATGTGCCTCGCGACGATGCAGCGGTTAAGAGCGGGGGGTGGCAGGGGTCGCTGGGGATGACGCTGGGGGGGAAGACATTGGGACTGGTGGGGTTGGGCAAGCTGGGGGCGGCGGTGGGGAGGATTGCGATTGTGGCGTTTGGGATGGAGGTGATTGCGTGGTCGGCCAATTTAACGCAGGACAAAGCGGATGAGCGGGCAATGGCCCTAGGACTGGACAAGGGGAGTTTtactgctgttgctgggaaAAGGGAGTTTTTCGGACGGGCGGATGTGGTCAGTCTGCATTATGTGCTGTCGGGGCGGAGTCGCGGGGTGGTGGGGAGGGATGAGTTGAGTGCGATGAAGCAGGACAGTCTGCTGGTGAATACGAGCCGGGGGGGCTtggtggatgaagaggcgctgctggaggtgttgagtGCAGGGAGGATTCGGGGGGCGGCGCTGGACGTGTTTGAGCCGGAGCCGCTGGGGGTGGACAGTGCGTGGCGCACGACGCAGTGGGGGGCAGACGGGCGCAGCGAAGTCGTCCTGACGCCGCACATGGGATACGGCGACGAGCAGATCCACGGCTGGTACGACGAGGTTGCTGCCAATCTGGAGCGGTGGCTGAATGGGGACGACTTGCGCTGTTTGCTATAG
- the fmqD gene encoding FAD-dependent monooxygenase fmqD (COG:C;~EggNog:ENOG410PMQH;~InterPro:IPR006094,IPR036318,IPR016164,IPR016166, IPR012951;~PFAM:PF08031,PF01565;~SECRETED:SignalP(1-17);~go_function: GO:0003824 - catalytic activity [Evidence IEA];~go_function: GO:0016491 - oxidoreductase activity [Evidence IEA];~go_function: GO:0050660 - flavin adenine dinucleotide binding [Evidence IEA];~go_function: GO:0071949 - FAD binding [Evidence IEA];~go_process: GO:0055114 - oxidation-reduction process [Evidence IEA]) has product MRTILSIFLFAVKTTASINLTALYSGLSPAAEIIYTTDPDFNETTPRYTIYRPPASYGTIIPATEGDIQHIVRTSVANNIPFLATGGGHGITKTLGDFHYTDTGVTIELSKFNTVNLSPDNEYITVGGGARYEAAHEPMYNAGKMMAMGNSPCVGIVGAALGGAVGMWQGLYGLGIDSLVSVRLVTAAGELVSVSAAENADLFWAIRGAGANFGIVTSATFRLHEVFNGGDVAMTFFRYRPDRNGSVWRALKGFDDDMPDLLSFNVAMTIDLESREPIIAVQANYYGPISDAEPYLQPFHDAGPFNVQQMTLPWPDLQSYMHTVDPRNCAPGQYMNEWSISLRNTDVDAYFEYYNQLHALWASEQRYTGQTGIARFPTRLTREVGDGETAYPHRRATSHLLFENFYSDPDLDGSINVWMADVMDLFQETSGFDELHVYSNFAQGNEGPEAWYGRNLDRLKRLKRVWDPNGLFNYNNPIPV; this is encoded by the exons ATGCGGACAATACTTTCCATCTTCCTGTTCGCCGTCaaaacaacagcaagcaTCAACCTCACAGCCCTCTACTCCGGCCTCTCCCCCGCCGCCGAGATCATATACACCACCGATCCCGACTTCAACGAAACAACCCCCCGGTACACGATATACCGTCCACCCGCCTCCTACGGGACCATAATCCCCGCAACAGAGGGAGACATCCAACACATCGTCCGAACATCCGTTGCGAACAACATCCCCTTCCTCGCAACAGGCGGCGGCCACGGGATCACAAAGACCCTCGGCGACTTCCACTACACCGACACCGGCGTCACAATCGAGCTGAGCAAATTCAACACCGTCAACCTGAGCCCAGATAATGAGTACATcaccgtcggcggcggcgccagATACGAAGCCGCGCACGAACCCATGTACAACGCTGGCAAAATGATGGCTATGGGGAATAGTCCGTGCGTGGGGATCGTCGGCGCAGCCCTCGGCGGTGCAGTCGGGATGTGGCAGGGATTATACGGACTAGGTATTGACTCGCTGGTTTCAGTGCGCCTGGTCACAGCGGCGGGGGAGTTGGTTTCTGTATCTGCGGCCGAGAACGCAGACCTTTTCTGGGCGATTCGCGGGGCCGGTGCGAATTTTGGTATTGTCACTTCGGCGACGTTTCGCCTGCATGAGGTCTTTAATGGTGGGGATGTCGCCATGACCTTCTTTCGATACCGCCCAGATCGGAATGGATCTGTCTGGCGTGCTTTAAAGGGATTCGATGACGATATGCCGGATTTGTTGTCGTTTAATGTTGCCATGACTATTGATCTGGAATCACGAGAG CCCATCATAGCCGTCCAAGCAAACTACTACGGCCCCATTTCCGACGCAGAACCCTACCTCCAACCCTTCCACGACGCAGGCCCATTCAATGTCCAACAAATGACCCTCCCCTGGCCCGACCTCCAGTCCTACATGCACACGGTGGATCCCCGGAACTGCGCGCCGGGGCAGTACATGAACGAGTGGAGCATCTCGCTCAGGAATACAGACGTAGATGCCTATTTCGAGTACTATAACCAGCTCCATGCGCTGTGGGCGAGTGAGCAGCGATACACCGGGCAGACTGGGATTGCGCGGTTTCCGACTCGGCTTACGAGGGAGGTTGGGGATGGTGAGACGGCATATCCGCATAGGCGCGCGACTTCGCATTT ACTGTTTGAGAATTTTTATTCTGATCCTGACCTCGACGGGAGTATTAACGTCTGGATGGCCGATGTAATGGATCTGTTTCAGGAAACGAGTGGGTTTGACGAGTTGCATGTGTATAGCAATTTTGCACAGGGGAATGAGGGACCTGAGGCGTGGTATGGGCGGAATCTGGACAGATTGAAGAGATTAAAGCGGGTTTGGGATCCGAATGGGTtgtttaattataataaccctatcCCTGTGTAA
- a CDS encoding uncharacterized protein (COG:S;~EggNog:ENOG410PFXI;~InterPro:IPR001077,IPR036388,IPR016461,IPR029063, IPR036390;~PFAM:PF00891;~go_function: GO:0008168 - methyltransferase activity [Evidence IEA];~go_function: GO:0008171 - O-methyltransferase activity [Evidence IEA]) — MRNPIVQLQMAVGFRHCGVCSLGSVVKGSVVKSGLFDITECSLAETSRASESEGRDPSIPVAQSTSTSTIVDLARKITAAAEVIDGVTSENNFILSFDADSPDPSSLTGENAQTYQQARVAVLEAANEMNALLSGHSGVVFDLCTYVHVASTLRTILTFNLASSIPVTGSTPYDAIAKETDNLDKKTIQRLFAILTDHHIFSQPSPGHVSHTRLSKAMLTNPGLAAITKFSFEELYGFSYHLTEALKKWGSSEEPNETGFNAATGSASTLYAYIDENRDKASPSAFTAVLEQTGSYEFAATDGVVEAVDWEGLGEGVFVDVAGSVGHVSIELAKRYPHLQFIVQDYGSVIQRGEAALPAELQNRVRFEAKDMFEEQKVIPDKKVVYFLRAILHNWSDKYARRILQAIVPALKPGDRIVVNEQIVTDGMGSLLERMVRLNDMNMWAAFNGQERTAEQFEQLVRTVHPGLRIVRISSSTLGTGVIEIELHS; from the exons ATGAGGAACCCGATCGTCCAGCTGCAGATGGCCGTCGGCTTCCGACACTGCGGGGTGTGTTCGTTGGGTTCCGTGGTGAAGGGTTCCGTGGTGAAGTCGGGTCTATTCGATATCACTGAATGTAGTCTGGCTGAGACTTCTCGCGCCTCGGAGTCCGAAGGCCGGG ATCCAAGCATACCCGTGGCACAGAGTACCAGTACTAGTACTATCGTGGACCTGGCGAGGAAAATCACCGCTGCAGCAGAAGTGATCGATGGAGTCACGTCTGAGAATAACTTCATTCTctccttcgacgccgacTCTCCTGACCCTTCAAGTCTCACCGGCGAGAATGCACAAACGTACCAGCAAGCCCGCGTGGCCGTCCTCGAAGCAGCAAACGAGATGAACGCTTTACTATCTGGCCACAGCGGTGTCGTCTTCGATCTCTGCACTTAT GTCCACGTTGCCTCGACCCTGCGCACAATCCTAACATTCAACCTCGCCTCCTCAATCCCTGTAACGGGCAGTACACCCTACGACGCCATAGCCAAAGAAACAGATAATCTCGACAAGAAAACAATCCAACGCCTCTTCGCCATCCTAACAGACCACCACATCTTCAGCCAACCCTCGCCCGGCCACGTCTCACACACCCGCCTTTCCAAAGCCATGCTCACGAACCCCGGTCTCGCAGCGATAACCAAATTCAGCTTCGAAGAGTTGTACGGATTCTCGTACCACCTCACAGAGGCGTTAAAGAAGTGGGGGTCCAGCGAGGAGCCCAACGAGACGGGGTTCAATGCCGCAACGGGCAGCGCGTCGACGCTGTATGCCTATATCGACGAGAATCGGGACAAGGCCAGCCCGAGCGCGTTTACGGCTGTGTTGGAGCAGACCGGGTCGTATGAGTTTGCGGCTACGGATGGGGTTGTCGAGGCGGTGGATTGGGAGGGGTTGGGGGAGGGGGTTTTTGTTGAT GTCGCTGGGTCTGTTGGCCATGTCAGTATCGAACTTGCCAAACGGTATCCGCATCTGCAGTTTATAGTGCAGGACTACGGGTCCGTTATTCAACGAGGAGAGGCTGCACTGCCTGCTGAACTGCAGAACCGGGTCCGCTTCGAAGCAAAAGACATGTTCGAGGAGCAGAAAGTCATCCCGGACAAGAAGGTCGTCTACTTCCTGCGGGCGATCCTGCACAACTGGAGCGACAAGTACGCCCGCCGCATCCTGCAGGCGATTGTGCCGGCGTTGAAGCCTGGGGATCGCATTGTGGTGAACGAGCAGATTGTCACGGATGGGATGGGGTCGCTGCTTGAGCGGATGGTGAG ACTCAACGACATGAACATGTGGGCTGCGTTTAATGGCCAGGAGCGGACAGCAGAGCAGTTCGAGCAGCTGGTCAGGACGGTGCATCCAGGGCTGAGGATTGTGCGGATCAGCAGCTCGACGCTGGGAACGGGGGTTATCGAGATTGAATTGCATAGTTGA